In the Malassezia vespertilionis chromosome 3, complete sequence genome, one interval contains:
- a CDS encoding uncharacterized protein (COG:S; EggNog:ENOG503P8CS) codes for MSTGPSRGAAAGTTPRRGRPPLSSYPTAAGISRAANCGPGQDTDSSSDLRKAKAPRLNPGPPRRRGRPPRNAAPIPVSSHPQRTPPIEWMASTPASFAAEGAPSDERPPALVFQCVGCSAAVGDSFSWITAQRTMALIVLGAATDKVALVEPIITSSEPGPCMGSTYSVLQCTQCAQQLGRKYHNAPQAMDALREAFSFHVDALIVYQLGNATQSGHTTISARTRKPEERVAETRSTQTPAEPLSDSDVEKIKTMLMVLGERIMRVEERLDMQPKGAPDLDDSFA; via the coding sequence ATGAGCACAGGCCCCAGccgtggcgccgcggcaggcacgacgccgcgtcgtGGACGCCCGCCACTTTCGTCGTATCCCACTGCGGCAGGGAtcagccgcgccgcaaactGTGGACCTGGACAAGACACGGATTCGAGCAGCGATCTTCGCAaggccaaagcgccgcgtctcAACCCTGGACCACcgcgtcggcgcgggcgtccgccgcgcaatgcagcgccgatTCCTGTGTCTTCTCATCCCCAGCGTACGCCGCCCATTGAATGGATGGCCAGCACACCTGCGTCATTTGCAGCGGAAGGCGCACCATCGGACGAGCGGCCACCCGCACTCGTTTTCCAATGTGTAGGATGCTCGGCAGCTGTCGGTGACTCGTTTTCCTGGATCACTGCACAGCGAACCATGGCTCTGATTGTGCTTGGGGCTGCTACGGACAAGGTAGCGCTTGTCGAGCCGATCATTACCAGCAGCGAGCCAGGCCCTTGCATGGGAAGTACGTACAGCGTATTGCAATGCACACAGTGTGCACAGCAGCTTGGGCGCAAGTACCACAACGCACCGCAGGCAATGGACGCACTACGAGAGGCATTTAGCTTTCACGTCGACGCGCTGATCGTGTACCAGTTAGGGAACGCGACTCAATCTGGGCACACCACCAtttctgcacgcacacgcaaGCCAGAGGAGCGCGTGGCAGagacgcgcagcacacaGACACCTGCGGAGCCTTTGTCGGATTCAGACGTAGAAAAGATCAAGACGATGCTCATGGTGCTGGGCGAGCGGATTATGCGCGTCGAGGAGCGTTTGGATATGCAGCCCAAAGGCGCGCCCGATTTAGATGACAGCTTTGCGTAA
- the CLB2 gene encoding G2/mitotic-specific cyclin (EggNog:ENOG503NX52; COG:D), producing the protein MGHKRVRGKASFVEEVLRDMSSNLPVRRAPLRARNAASKTDENAHAYRPARSGAPHAGASKDALANDKSLSGAESTRPSAPGVLGTRKRAALGDLTNANRVRSTHLVGKPDEKKADAKDTKVHSRPRLAVPAARPASHLPARPPTVRRTLRAKPDVPEAMAIDTPRGTQTSAEPGPAEHAEPREAKRVKVVESTVPKDAGWEDLDKDDMDDPLMVSEYVEEVFAYMREVELRCMPNGEYMHMQRDLNWHLRGVLADWLIETHNKFRLLPETLFLALNIVDRFLSLRTISLSKLQLVGVTSLFIAAKYEEVLCPSIQNFLYIADGGYTDEEILRAERYMLKVLSFDLSYASPMNFLRRISKADNYDIQTRTVAKYFMEIALVDYRLLDHPPSLCAAAAVWMAREVLERGEWTPTLVHYSTYAESELLGTAEIMLDYILRPPAHRHFYKKYSSKKFMRASAYVMEWAKSSFPNAVVTENDVALGKWTDECGEKHSLDMLRVDLYERHGHPRPAVLPLGSVSRSVSPASDAA; encoded by the exons ATGGGCCA CAAACGCGTGCGTGGGAAAGCGAGCTTTG TCGAGGAAGTATTGCGGGATATGTCTTCCAACTTG CCTGTACGGCGAGCCcctctgcgcgcgcgcaacgctgcGTCCAAGACGGACGAGAATGCACATGCGTATCGCCCTGCACGCtccggtgcgccgcatgccgGTGCGTCGAAagatgcgcttgccaacGACAAGTCGCTCTCGGGAGCCGAGTCTACGCGCCCCAGCGCACCTGGCGTGCTTGGTACGAGGAAACGCGCTGCACTGGGCGACCTGACTAATGCCAAccgtgtgcgcagcactcATCTTGTCGGCAAGCCCGACGAGAAAAAGGCCGATGCCAAGGACACCAAAGTCCACAGCCGCCCGCGTCTGGCtgtgccggcggcgcgccccGCCTCGCATCTGCCAGCGCGGCCACcgacggtgcgccgcacactgcGTGCCAAGCCCGACGTGCCAGAAGCCATGGCAATCGATACGCCGCGTGGGACACAAACATCTGCCGAGCCCGGCCCGGCGGAGCAtgccgagccgcgcgaaGCGAAACGCGTCAAAGTCGTGGAAAGCACTGTGCCAAAAGACGCTGGATGGGAAGATTTGGACAAGGACGACATGGATGATCCGCTCATGGTCTCTGAGTACGTCGAGGAGGTTTTCGCGTACATGCGCGAGGTCGAGCTGCGGTGTATGCCCAACGGCGAATACAtgcacatgcagcgcgatcTGAACTGGCATCTGCGTGGCGTACTCGCGGACTGGCTGATTGAGACGCACAACAAGTTCCGACTCCTCCCCGAGACGCTGTTTCTTGCACTGAATATTGTGGACCGCTTCCTGAGCCTGCGCACCATCTCGCTCTCCAAGCTCCAGTTAGTCGGCGTCACTTCGCTGTTTATCGCCGCCAAGTACGAAGAGGTACTGTGCCCCTCGATCCAGAATTTCCTGTACATTGCCGACGGCGGGTACACGGACGAAGAGATCCTCCGCGCGGAGCGCTACATGCTCAAAGTACTCAGCTTTGACCTGAGCTACGCGTCGCCCATGaactttttgcgccgcatttccAAAGCCGATAATTATGATATCCAGACACGCACGGTGGCCAAGTACTTTATGGAGATTGCGCTCGTCGACTACCGACTCCTGGACCACCCCCCCTCCTtgtgtgctgctgcagcggtttggatggcgcgcgaggtGCTGGAACGCGGCGAGTGGACTCCGACTTTGGTGCACTACTCGACGTACGCCGAGAGCGAGCTGCTGGGTACTGCTGAGATTATGCTCGACTATATCCTGCGCCCCCCAGCCCACCGACACTTTTACAAGAAGTACAGCAGCAAAAAGTTTATGCGCGCGAGTGCCTACGTCATGGAATGGGCAAAGAGCAGCTTTCCGAATGCGGTCGTCACCGAGAACGACGTTGCGCTTGGAAAGTGGACCGACGAGTGCGGAGAGAAGCACTCGCTCGACATGCTCCGTGTGGATCTCTAcgagcgccatggccaTCCTCGCCCCGCTGTGCTGCCACTAGGAAGCGTGTCCCGCTCCGTGTCGCCGGCGTCTGACGCGGCTTAG
- the RRI1 gene encoding COP9 signalosome catalytic subunit rri1 (BUSCO:EOG09263RDD; MEROPS:MER0122119; COG:O; COG:T; EggNog:ENOG503NUK7) codes for MASAETARRTFEVLNDVISLDDEAREIYEYDPQAYQDMLRHAPWRSDATFFRRVRISVVALMKMVLHARAGGNLEVMGLMQGAVRPESHSFYIMDAFALPVHGTETRVNAQNEAYEYMVSYMEGCNRVSLPQNAVGWYHSHPGYRCWLSGIDVQTQETNQQQDPFVAVVIDPRHTMTMGRVDIGAFRTYPRDYRAEHGSNAERTSLPAGKVADYGAHADKYYALDVQLFTTKAMRPVFELLWNEYWASTLETSPSLLQRSLDVQQTAMLVERLRASAAGIAGAGMLPGSSQFAHTARNAPSAQGSEVEQLVEKLQRRRLKQPLAQIAQDADQQAANARHECLREVVKSALFGTAKPAWPQGT; via the exons ATGGCCAGTGCGGAgactgcgcggcgcacgttTGAAGTGCTGAACGACGTAATATCgttggacgacgaggcgcgcgaaatcTATGAGTACGACCCCCAAGCATACCAGGACAtgctgcggcatgcgccatggcgcagcgacgcgacgTTTTTTCGGCGTGTGCGTATTTCcgtcgtcgcgctcatGAAAATGGTCCTGcatgcgcgtgcaggcgGAAACCTGGAAGTGATGGGTCTCATGCAAGGCGCCGTACGGCCAGAGTCGCATTCCTTCTACATAATGGATGCATTTGCACTGCCCGTACACGGCACGGAAACGCGAGTCAATGCACAAAACGAGGCGTACGAGTACATGGTATCCTACATGGAGGGGTGTAACCGAGTATCCCTGCCGCAGAACGCCGTCGGATGGTACCATTCACACCCCGGCTACCGCTGCTGGCTTTCGGGAATTGATGTACAGACGCAGGAGACGAATCAGCAGCAGGATCCATTTGTCGCGGTAGTC ATCGACCCCCGCCATACCATGACCATGGGCCGCGTCGACATCGGCGCATTCCGCACATATCCACGCGACTACCGGGCAGAGCACGGCAGCAATGCGGAGCGCACAAGTCTCCCGGCCGGCAAGGTGGCCGACTacggcgcgcatgcagACAAGTATTATGCGCTGGACGTGCAGCTCTTTACGACAAAAGCCATGCGCCCTGTATTTGAGCTGCTCTGGAACGAGTACTGGGCGTCGACGCTGGAAACCAGCccgtcgctgctgcagcggtCGCTTGACGTGCAGCAGACGGCGATGCTGGtcgagcgtttgcgcgcgtcggcagcTGGGATTGCAGGCGCTGGCATGCTTCCTGGCAGCAGCCAGTTTGCacacacggcgcgcaatgcaccgagcgcgcaaggcagcgAGGTAGAGCAGCTTGTGGAGAaactgcagcgccgcaggctGAAGCagccgcttgcgcagatTGCACAGGACGC CGACCAGCAAGCGGCCAATGCACGGCACGAATGCCTGCGTGAGGTGGTCAAAAGTGCGCTTTTCGGCACCGCCAAGCCAGCATGGCCCCAAGGGACGTAG
- the MSC7 gene encoding Meiotic Sister-Chromatid recombination aldehyde dehydrogenase (EggNog:ENOG503NXCB; COG:C), producing the protein MEASWLAVGGTLGAVAGAYLLWARRERSVPIAPLDAPPAAPGWKGTFRDANALLFENGTVHCYDPATGYILGAFPADTPSTISDKIGRAAEAQAVWRRSTWRERREVLRTMQAWLMHDMESVVRVACRDTGKTMIDAAFGELLTTCSKLAWTIQHGERVLRTETRSGNLLMAHKRSTVVHEPLGVVAACVSWNYPVHNMLGPVISALFAGNAIVIKASEHVAWSSHLVLDAVRRCLRACGHAPELVQLVVCTPDDAALLTRDPRLAHITFIGSDAVGRKVAAAAAPQLTATTLELGGKDPAVILEGTDIAFFSSMLMRSCFQAMGQNCIGIERFLVHSALESKLLDAILPRIAALRCGSALDETRFGTLSTCNEDAIDCGAMISDARFAHLEALVEEAVAQGATLHVGGRRIRHETWPLGHYFAPTLLSHVAPWMRIAQEEAFAPIFLVMRFDTREEAIALANGVPYGLGASVFGPRRAACMDVANALQCGMVNINDFGISYLNQGLPFGGCKDSGYGRFAGPEGLLGLTQPKAITEDLAFGIVQTSIPPVVDYPVRNTQKSWAFLRSLVRLAFGSVGERVKGLVGIVQASL; encoded by the coding sequence ATGGAAGCATCGTGGCTCGCCGTGGgcggcacgcttggcgctgTTGCTGGCGCGTACCTCTTGTGGGCtcgccgcgagcgcagcgtcccaattgcgccgcttgatGCTCCGCCTGCCGCACCCGGCTGGAAAGGCACGTTCCGTGACGCgaatgcgctgctgttTGAGAACGGCACCGTCCACTGCTACGATCCAGCAACTGGCTACATACTTGGCGCATTCCCGGCAGACACGCCGTCCACGATTTCGGACAAAATCGGGCGTGCCGCTGAGGCCCAAGCTGTATGGAGGCGCTCTACATGGCgggagcgccgcgaggtgctgcgcacgatgcaAGCATGGCTCATGCACGACATGGAAAGCGTCGTACGCGTTGCGTGCCGCGATACAGGCAAGACAATGATCGATGCTGCAttcggcgagctgctgaCTACATGCTCCAAACTTGCGTGGACAatccagcacggcgagcgcgtgctgcgcaccgagACGCGGTCGGGCAATCTTCTCATGGCGCACAAACGGAGCACGGTGGTACACGAGCCACTCGGCGTggtcgcggcgtgcgtctCGTGGAACTATCCCGTGCACAACATGCTGGGGCCAGTCATCAGCGCGCTGTTTGCGGGGAACGCCATCGTGATCAAAGCCTCCGAGCACGTGGCATGGTCGTCGCACCTGGTCTTggatgcggtgcgccggTGCCTGCGTGCGTGTGGCCATGCGCccgagcttgtgcagcttgTCGTGTGCACGCcagacgatgcagcgctgctcacacgcgatccgcgcctcgcgcacatcaCATTTatcggcagcgacgccgtcgGACGCAAAGTCGCcgcggcagcagcgccgcagctcaCCGCCACCACGCTGGAGCTCGGGGGAAAGGACCCAGCTGTGATCTTGGAAGGCACAGACATTGCTTTTTTTTCTTCCATGTTGATGCGCTCGTGCTTCCAGGCGATGGGCCAGAACTGTATCGGGATCGAGCGTTTTCttgtgcacagcgccttGGAAAGCAAGCTCCTCGACGCGATCCTCCCGCGGATcgccgcattgcgctgcggaAGCGCGCTCGATGAGACGCGGTTTGGAACACTCAGCACATGCAACGAGGATGCCATAGACTGTGGCGCGATGATCTCCGATGCGCGCTTCGCACACCTCGAagcgctcgtcgaggaaGCCGTCGCCCAAGGCGCCACTTTGCACGTCGGGGGGCGCCGCATCCGCCATGAAACCTGGCCGCTTGGCCACTACTTTGCGCCGACCCTGCTGAGCCATGTAGCTCCTTGGATGCGGATCGCGCAAGAGgaagcgtttgcgccgatTTTTCTCGTGATGCGCTTCGACACGCGCGAGGAAGCgattgcgctcgccaacGGCGTCCCATATGGTCTTGGCGCGTCCGTGTTTggaccgcgccgtgcggcaTGCATGGACGTTGCCAACGCACTCCAGTGCGGCATGGTCAACATCAATGATTTCGGTATCTCGTACCTCAACCAAGGCCTGCCGTTCGGCGGGTGCAAAGACAGCGGCTACGGCCGATTTGCCGGCCCCGAGGGCCTCTTGGGCCTTACACAGCCGAAAGCCATCACAGAGGACCTTGCATTTGGGATCGTGCAGACGAGCATTCCGCCTGTTGTCGACTATCCTGTTCGCAACACGCAAAAAAGCTGGGCGTTTTTGCGCAGCCTCGTGCGTTTGGCATTCGGGAGTGTGGGAGAGCGTGTAAAAGGACTGGTTGGTATTGTGCAAGCTAGTCTATAA
- the LCB2 gene encoding serine C-palmitoyltransferase (TransMembrane:1 (o56-76i); EggNog:ENOG503NUSV; BUSCO:EOG09260Z3X; COG:E): MSAENGAPDQSSIGALVAESKLQHSEFGHCSNPVYRWRSSYDEDKPFTNENDSPSYTTVLSTYICYIALIIMGHIADYFGKRFYKKDFINLRERDGYAALNSDFDSFFTRRLKVRLDYCFDRPVTGVCGRTVITLDRGTKDFGHSYQLTGGKTRALNVSAYNYLGFAQSHGECADAVDKGLNLYGISSGGTRLGGGYLDLQKQAEQLVARFLRVDDAMLVSMGYATNSTTIPAVAGPGTLIISDELNHTSLRAGVRISGASIRTYKHADLSGLEELLRESISQGQPRSHRPWKKILLLVEGLYSMEGTIVNLPKVIELAKRYKVYLYVDEAHSIGALGPQGGGVCDYFGINRDLVDIHMGTFTKSFGAVGGYIAGRKELIDRIRMKNHANVYAETMSPPVLVQIIATIAAIMRVGQSQETMALMPRWMSFSADFLAGVEGQHRLERLAFNARYLNHGLRKLGFIVWGSRDSPVVPLLLFQPGKMNAFSVAMLNRHMALPPSVRWEAEDKDWNGATLEHSNVHVSNERGEKVLPRRPPIVVVVVAYPATPLISSRVRFCVSASHTKQDIDDVLLACDEIGNALALKYSSGGPGGCWSLEKVISHPLELVSWNGTDFFPEPA, from the coding sequence ATGTCTGCAGAGAATGGCGCGCCGGACCAGTCGTCCATTGGCGCCTTAGTCGCGGAGTCGAAGCTGCAGCATTCAGAATTCGGCCACTGCAGTAATCCGGTCTACCGCTGGCGCTCGAGCTACGATGAAGACAAACCGTTTACGAACGAAAACGACAGCCCGAGCTACACGACCGTGCTTTCCACCTACATTTGCTACATTGCACTGATCATTATGGGTCACATTGCCGACTATTTTGGCAAGCGGTTCTACAAAAAAGATTTTATCAATTTGCGCGAACGGGACGGGTATGCGGCGCTCAACTCCGACTTTGACAGCTTCTTTACCCGGCGTCTCAAAGTGCGTCTTGACTACTGCTTTGATCGCCCTGTGACCGGTGTGTGTGGCCGCACGGTGATTACGTTGGACCGCGGAACGAAGGACTTTGGCCACTCGTACCAGCTTACCGGCGGAAAAACGCGTGCACTCAACGTCAGTGCATACAACTACCTTGGCTTTGCCCAGTCCCATGGCGAGTGTGCAGACGCCGTAGACAAAGGCCTAAATCTCTATGGGATCTCTAGCGGTGGAACACGCCTTGGTGGTGGCTACCTGGACCTGCAAAAACAGGCGGAACAACTGGTCGCACGTTTCCTCCGCGTCGACGATGCCATGCTCGTCAGCATGGGCTACGCGACAAACTCGACTACAATTCCCGCTGTTGCGGGCCCCGGCACATTGATCATCTCTGACGAGCTGAACCACAcctcgctgcgtgccgGTGTGCGCATTAGCGGCGCGAGTATCCGTACATACAAGCACGCAGACCTCTCTGGCCTTgaggagctgctgcgcgagagcaTTAGCCAAGGCCAGCCGCGCTCGCACCGCCCCTGGAAAAAGATTTTGCTTCTTGTTGAGGGTCTCTACTCGATGGAAGGCACGATTGTCAACCTGCCGAAAGTTATCgagctcgccaagcgctACAAAGTGTACCTCTATGTCGACGAAGCCCACTCGATCGGGGCGCTCGGTCCCCAAGGCGGCGGTGTGTGTGATTACTTTGGCATTAACCGTGACCTGGTCGATATTCACATGGGCACGTTTACCAAGTCGTTTGGCGCTGTGGGTGGCTACATTGCCGGGCGCAAGGAACTAATCGACCGCATTCGCATGAAAAACCACGCAAACGTATACGCAGAGACCATGTCGCCGCCGGTCCTGGTGCAGATTATCGCGACGATTGCCGCCATCATGCGCGTAGGCCAAAGTCAGGAGACCATGGCGCTCATGCCCCGCTGGATGAGCTTTAGCGCTGACTTTTTGGCCGGCGTCGAGGGCCAGCACCGGCTTGAGCGGCTCGCATTCAATGCGCGGTACCTGAACCACGGCCTCCGAAAGCTTGGCTTCATCGTCTGGGGCAGCCGCGATTCGCCTGTCGTCCcgctcctcctcttccagCCCGGCAAGATGAATGCATTCAGTGTCGCGATGCTCAACCGCCACATGGCGCTCCCCCCCTCTGTCCGCTGGGAGGCGGAGGACAAAGACTGGAACGGGGCGACGCTTGAGCACTCCAATGTGCACGTTAGCAACGAACGCGGCGAAAAAGTGCTGCCTCGCCGTCCGCCGattgtcgtcgtcgtcgtggCATACCCTGCAACACCACTCATTTcctcgcgcgtgcgtttcTGCGTGAGTGCATCGCATACCAAGCAAGATATTGACGACGTGCTCCTTGCATGTGACGAGATTGgcaatgcgcttgcgctcaaGTATTCCAGTGGCGGCCCTGGCGGCTGCTGGTCGCTCGAAAAAGTCATTTCGCACCCGCTCGAACTGGTCTCTTGGAACGGGACCGATTTTTTCCCGGAACCAGCGTGA
- the RPL24 gene encoding 60S ribosomal protein L24 (COG:J; EggNog:ENOG503P28W) encodes MARIASFFVDPLPCSVHATLPHAVLTIQVFRFGTSKAKSLFMQRKNPRKIAWTQLYRKMHKKGVSEEVAKKRSRRTVKHQRGVVGASIDAINARRNQKPEVREANRKEQLAKSKESKKERAAERKANRAAAGTGSQINRQQAKGSSRGGSLKA; translated from the coding sequence ATGGCCCGTATCGCCTCCTTTTTCGTCGATCCACTGCCCTGCTCTGTACATGCAACGCTGCCGCATGCAGTACTAACAATTCAGGTATTCCGTTTTGGCACCTCCAAGGCCAAGTCGCTGTTtatgcagcgcaagaacCCCCGCAAGATTGCCTGGACCCAACTCTACCGTAAGATGCACAAGAAGGGTGTCAGCGAGGAGGTCGCCAAGAAGCGCTCTCGCCGCACCGTCAAGCACCAGCGCGGTGTTGTCGGCGCGAGCATTGACGCGATCAACGCCCGCCGTAACCAGAAGCCCGAGGTGCGTGAGGCGAACCGCaaggagcagctcgccaagtCCAAAGAGTCCAAGAaggagcgcgcggctgagcgcaaggccaaccgtgccgctgctggcaCCGGCTCTCAGATCAACCGCCAACAAGCAAAGGGCAGCTCTCGGGGTGGTAGCCTCAAGGCGTAA
- the GLE2 gene encoding RNA export factor gle2 (COG:A; EggNog:ENOG503NU7G): MEAKRGQAPPYKLSFFQNTSSGGWGNRGAPSITPAATSAAKVSGEQDIEVLPGATDTVSALAFSPTADVLAVSSWDTYVRIYRIDKTNAQPVQPWQQYNHEAPVMDVCFNAEGTKVISGGADKMARCFDLNTNQTSVVAQHNDTIRCVRWMAALGGALVTGSWDKTVKVWKIEPQPTLVTSIDLPERVYAMDVIGPVIIVAMAERKIMAFQMNEATGTAPQVVDQLSPLKYQTRCLAALPDGDGFALGGTEGRVAVHYFHDPPDPKDGKVKKFAFRCHRRANADHSDVPRNETHLFPVNCIKFNSQGTFATGGGDGSISFWCKASRTRLKTFENKGTPMAPKEVFKTNPNRLPLTAIAFNADASIFAYALGYDWHKGYQSATSESHVFIHPVNPEDIKKRPQKT, from the exons ATGGAAGCCAAACGCGGTCAAG cgccgccttACAAACTGTCCTTTTTTCAAAACACAAGCAGTGGTGGATGGGGAAATCGTGGCGCCCCGTCCATCACACCTGCCGCCACGTCAGCCGCAAAGGTTTCTGGCGAGCAGGATATTGAGGTGTTGCCTGGAGCCACCGATACCGTCTCGGCGCTAGCCTTTTCGCCTACCGCCGACGTACTCGCGGTTTCGAGCTGGGACACGTACGTACGCATTTACCGCATCGACAAGACAAATGCACAGCCTGTACAGCCATGGCAGCAATATAACCACGAAGCACCGGTCATGGACGTGTGCTTCAACGCTGAAGGCACCAAGGTCATttccggcggcgcggacAAGATGGCACGCTGCTTTGACCTGAATACAAACCAGACTTCcgtcgttgcgcagcacaacgATACAATTCGATGTGTGCGATGGATGGCCGCACTAGGCGGTGCGCTGGTGACCGGCAGCTGGGACAAGACTGTCAAGGTGTGGAAGATTGAGCCGCAGCCCACGCTGGTCACCTCGATCGATCTTCCGGAACGCGTATACGCTATGGATGTCATTGGCCCTGTCATCATCGTCGCAAtggccgagcgcaagaTTATGGCGTTCCAGATGAACGAGGCGACAGgtacagcgccgcaagttGTCGACCAGCTCAGCCCGCTGAAATACCAAACGAGGtgcctcgccgcgctcccCGACGGGGACGGATTCGCATTGGGCGGTACCGAGGGCCGTGTCGCCGTGCACTATTTCCATGACCCGCCGGACCCAAAAGACGGAAAGGTAAAAAAGTTTGCCTTCCGGTGCCACCGACGCGCGAATGCCGACCACTCCGacgtgccgcgcaatgAGACACATCTATTCCCTGTCAACTGTATCAAGTTTAATTCGCAAGGCACGTTTGCGACGGGTGGCGGTGACGGGTCCATCAGTTTCTGGTGCAAGGCCAGCCGCACGCGTCTCAAGACGTTTGAGAACAAAGGCACACCTATGGCGCCAAAAGAAGTGTTCAAGACGAATCCGAATCGCTTGCCACTCACTGCAATTGCCTTTAATGCAGACGCGTCTATTTTTGCGTATGCACTTGGCTACGACTGGCACAAAGGCTACCAGAGCGCCACGAGCGAGTCACACGTATTTATCCACCCGGTCAACCCGGAAGATATCAAGAAGCGGCCGCAAAAGACGTag